A region of Stigmatopora nigra isolate UIUO_SnigA chromosome 6, RoL_Snig_1.1, whole genome shotgun sequence DNA encodes the following proteins:
- the LOC144197680 gene encoding myosin-9-like, producing MSDADKFLYGDRGGISDPLAQADWATKKQVWIPSERLGFEAGSVKEEVGDECVVELSDSGKKVKVNKDDIQKMNPPKFNKVEDMAELTCLNEASVLHNLKERYYSGLIYTYSGLFCVVVNPYKHLPIYSEEIINMYKGKKRHEMPPHIYAITDTAYRSMMQDREDQSILCTGESGAGKTENTKKVIQYLAHVASSFKSKKDQGSTVLSHGELEKQLLQANPILEAFGNAKTVKNDNSSRFGKFIRINFDVNGYIVGANIETYLLEKSRAIRQAQEERTFHIFYYMLTGAGDKLRSELCLEDYSKYRFLSNGNVTIPGQQDKDMFVETMDAFQIMSIPEEERTGLLKVVSAVLQLGNMTFKKERHSDQASLTDDTAAQKVTHLLGINVTDFIRAILSPRIKVGRDYVQKAQTQEQAEFAVEALAKASYERMFRWLVMRINKALDKTKRQGASFIGILDIAGFEIFELNSFEQLCINYTNEKLQQLFNHTMFILEQEEYQREGIDWSFIDFGLDLQPCIDLIEKHSGPPGILALLDEECWFPKATDKSFVEKVVQEQGTHPKFQKPKVLKDDADFCVIHYAGKVDYKADAWLMKNMDPLNECVTTLLNQSTDKFTADLWKDVDRIVGLDKVAGISDSMHGAFKSRKGMFRTVGQLYKEQLGNLMTTLRNTNPNFVRCIIPNHEKKAGKLEPHLVLDQLRCNGVLEGIRICRQGFPNRIVFQEFRQRYEILTPNAIPKGFMDGKQACVLMIKALELDPNLYRIGQSKVFFRAGVLAHLEEERDLKITDVIISFQAWCRGYVARKAFAKRQQQLMAMKVIQRNCAAYLKLRNWQWWRLFTKVKPLLQVSRQEEEMFAKDEELQKVKEKQLQAEEQIQQYASKQSQLSAEKLALQEQLQAETELCAEAEEMRARLAIKKQELEEILHDMEGRLEEEEERVGQMQSDRKKMQQNITELEQQLDEEEAARQKLQMEKVTTDAKLKKIEEAMMVLDDQNNKLNKEKKLMEERISEFTTNLSEEEEKSKSLQKLKNKHEAMITDLEDRLRKEEKIRQELEKNRRKLEGDSTDLGDQISELLARIAELEAQLAKKEEELLNALAKIEEEAAAKNTAQKKIRELEAQISELQEDLELERQGRNKAEKLRRDLGEELEALKTELEDTLDSTAAQQELRSKRETEVSHLKKTLEDEAKANEQLMADMRQKHNQAFDELNEQLEQAKRNKMSVEKSKQALESEWNEVQIELKTLTQSKTDSEHRRKKAEAQVQELQVKFGDSERQRQEMVDKLTKMQSELDNVNTLLNEAEGKNIKSSKDLSSTESQLQDSQELLQEETRQKLSFSTRLRQQEEEQNNLREMLEEEETAKRNVEKQVSSLQVQLADMKKKLDQELANVESAEEARKRVQRDADSYQQQLEEKTAAFDKLEKTKTRLQRELEDLLVDQDNLRQVVSNLERKQKKFDQMLAEEKTISTKYAEERDRAEADAREKDTRALTLARELETVIDLKDELDRANKLLKAEMDDLVSSKDDVGKSVHELERSKRAMEQQLEEMRLQVEELEDELQSTEDAKLRLEVNMQAMKAQFDRDLQARDDQGEERRKQLVKQVAGMEVELEEERRQRSQALSSKKKMEMDLADLQNQIDVIGKGRDEAIKQLKRLQAQMKEQLRELDELRLSRDESVNVAKEMERKLKVMEADALRYQEDLATAERLKRQIQSEREELQDEINNGNTKNSLLTEEKRRLEARIVQLEEDLEEELLNTEMVNERLKRTMLQMEQMTTELAAQHSSVQLLEGTRSQLDRQNKELKLKLQELESTIKSKYKSSITSLEAKIAQLEEQLDIESKERQQASRLVRRTEKKLKETLLQVEDERRSAEQYKDQADKTNNRMRQLKRQLEEAEEEVTRANAYRRKLQRDLDDVTESADAMNREVSSLKSKLRRGDIHLNIRRTINRTGLDSDDDVDGATDVTEPAAE from the exons ATGAGTGACGCAGACAAGTTTCTGTATGGGGACCGCGGCGGGATAAGCGACCCGCTAGCTCAGGCTGACTGGGCTACCAAAAAGCAGGTATGGATACCCTCGGAGAGGCTGGGCTTCGAGGCCGGTTCCGTCAAGGAGGAGGTCGGCGACGAGTGCGTGGTGGAGCTAAGCGACTCTGGCAAGAAG GTAAAGGTCAACAAGGACGACATCCAGAAGATGAACCCACCCAAGTTCAACAAGGTGGAGGACATGGCGGAGCTCACCTGCCTCAACGAGGCCTCGGTGTTACACAACCTCAAAGAGCGTTATTACTCCGGACTCATCTAC ACATACTCAGGCCTCTTCTGTGTGGTGGTTAACCCTTACAAGCACCTTCCCATCTACTCAGAGGAAATCATCAACATGTACAAGGGAAAGAAGAGGCATGAGATGCCACCTCACATTTATGCCATCACTGACACAGCCTACAGGAGCATGATGCAgg aTCGCGAGGATCAATCTATCCTCTGCAC TGGGGAGTCTGGAGCAGGCAAAACGGAGAATACCAAGAAGGTCATTCAGTATCTGGCCCATGTCGCTTCATCTTTCAAGTCCAAGAAGGATCAG GGCAGCACAGTTCTGTCACAT GGGGAGCTGGAGAAACAGCTACTACAGGCTAACCCCATTCTGGAGGCCTTTGGTAATGCCAAGACCGTCAAGAATGACAACTCCTCTAGATTT GGAAAATTTATCAGAATCAACTTTGATGTGAATGGATACATCGTTGGAGCCAACATCGAAACTT ACCTGCTGGAAAAATCTCGAGCCATCAGACAAGCCCAAGAAGAGCGAACCTTCCATATTTTCTACTACATGTTGACTGGTGCGGGAGACAAGCTGCGCT CGGAGTTATGTCTGGAAGACTATAGCAAGTACCGCTTCCTGTCTAATGGCAACGTGACAATTCCGGGACAGCAGGACAAAGACATGTTCGTGGAAACCATGGATGCCTTCCAAATCATGAGCATCCCAGAAGAGGAAAGAACTG GCCTGTTGAAGGTGGTCTCCGCTGTGCTGCAATTGGGGAACATGACCTTCAAAAAAGAGCGCCACTCTGACCAGGCCTCATTGACAGATGACACTG CGGCCCAGAAAGTGACCCACCTGCTGGGCATCAACGTGACCGACTTCATTAGAGCCATCTTGTCGCCGCGAATCAAG GTGGGTCGTGATTACGTCCAGAAGGCTCAGACTCAGGAGCAGGCTGAATTTGCTGTGGAGGCCTTGGCCAAAGCATCATATGAGAGGATGTTCCGTTGGTTGGTGATGAGGATCAACAAAGCTTTGGACAAGACCAAAAGGCAAGGAGCCTCCTTTATTGGCATCCTGGACATTGCTGGATTTGAGATCTTTGAG ctgaaCTCGTTTGAGCAACTGTGCATCAACTATACTAATGAGAAGCTGCAGCAGCTCTTCAACCACACTATGTTCATTCTGGAGCAGGAGGAGTATCAGAGGGAGGGCATCGATTGGAGCTTCATTGATTTTGGCCTGGACCTGCAGCCTTGCATTGACCTTATTGAGAAACAT TCTGGGCCTCCTGGCATCTTGGCTCTGCTGGATGAGGAGTGCTGGTTCCCCAAAGCTACTGACAAGAGCTTTGTGGAAAAGGTGGTACAGGAGCAGGGAACACACCCCAAGTTTCAGAAACCAAAGGTGCTCAAAGACGACGCAGACTTCTGCGTTATCCATTATGCTGGCAAG GTGGACTACAAGGCGGACGCATGGCTGATGAAAAACATGGATCCTCTCAATGAGTGTGTGACCACATTGCTCAATCAGTCCACTGACAAATTTACAGCTGACCTGTGGAAAGACG TTGACCGTATTGTTGGCCTGGATAAGGTGGCAGGAATTTCTGACTCTATGCACGGTGCATTTAAAAGCCGTAAAGGCATGTTTCGCACGGTGGGCCAGTTGTACAAGGAGCAGCTTGGGAACCTGATGACCACGCTCAGAAACACCAATCCCAACTTTGTCCGTTGTATCATCCCCAATCATGAGAAGAAG GCTGGTAAACTCGAGCCTCACCTAGTTCTGGACCAGCTGAGATGTAACGGAGTCTTGGAGGGGATCCGTATCTGCAGACAGGGCTTTCCCAACCGCATTGTCTTCCAGGAGTTTAGACAGAG GTATGAGATCCTCACTCCAAATGCCATTCCAAAGGGTTTCATGGATGGCAAGCAGGCCTGTGTGCTGATG ATCAAGGCACTGGAGTTGGACCCCAACCTGTACCGCATCGGTCAGAGTAAAGTATTCTTCAGAGCCGGCGTCCTGGCTCACCTAGAGGAGGAGAGAGACTTGAAGATCACCGACGTCATTATTAGCTTCCAGGCCTGGTGCCGAGGATACGTGGCCCGCAA AGCCTTTGCCAAGAGACAGCAGCAGTTGATGGCTATGAAAGTTATCCAGAGGAACTGTGCTGCTTATCTCAAGCTCAGGAATTGGCAGTGGTGGAGACTTTTCACAAAG GTGAAGCCACTGCTTCAAGTCAGCCGACAGGAGGAGGAGATGTTTGCCAAGGACGAGGAGCTGCAGAAGGTTAAAGAGAAGCAGTTGCAGGCTGAGGAACAGATTCAACAATATGCGAGCAAGCAAAGCCAG CTAAGTGCGGAGAAACTGGCTCTCCAAGAGCAGCTCCAGGCCGAGACGGAGTTATGTGCGGAAGCCGAGGAGATGCGAGCTCGCTTGGCCATCAAGAAGCAGGAGCTGGAGGAAATCCTCCACGACATGGAAGGTCGcctggaagaggaagaagagcgTGTTGGGCAGATGCAATCTGACCGGAAGAAGATGCAGCAGAACATTACT GAACTTGAGCAGCAACTTGATGAGGAGGAAGCGGCCAGACAGAAACTACAGATGGAGAAGGTCACCACAGAtgccaaactgaaaaaaatagaggAAGCCATGATGGTTCTGGACGACCAGAATAACAAGCTCAACAAG GAGAAGAAACTAATGGAGGAGAGGATTTCCGAGTTTACAACCAATTTgtctgaggaggaggagaagtcAAAAAGCTTGCAGAAACTCAAGAATAAACATGAAGCCATGATTACAGATTtggaag ATCGTCTAAGAAAGGAGGAGAAAATACGTCAGGAGCTGGAGAAGAATCGCAGGAAACTTGAAGGTGACTCGACAGACCTTGGCGACCAGATTTCAGAACTTCTAGCCCGCATTGCTGAACTTGAGGCTCAGCTGGCcaagaaagaggaggagctgCTGAATGCACTGGCAAA GATCGAAGAGGAAGCGGCCGCAAAGAACACGGCCCAGAAGAAGATTCGGGAACTGGAGGCTCAGATCTCCGAGCTGCAGGAAGATCTGGAGCTGGAGAGACAAGGGCGCAACAAAGCAGAGAAACTGCGGAGGGACCTGGGAGAGGAGCTGGAAGCTCTCAAGACTGAGTTGGAGGACACTTTGGACTCTACAGCAGCACAGCAGGAGCTCAG GTCCAAACGTGAGACCGAGGTCTCACATCTCAAGAAGACTCTGGAGGATGAGGCCAAGGCCAATGAGCAGTTGATGGCCGACATGAGACAGAAACACAACCAGGCATTTGACGAGCTCAACGAGCAGCTGGAACAGGCCAAACGG AACAAGATGTCGGTGGAGAAATCAAAACAGGCCCTAGAAAGCGAATGGAACGAAGTGCAGATCGAACTAAAGACACTGACCCAAAGCAAAACAGATTCCGAGCACCGTAGGAAGAAGGCGGAGGCCCAAGTTCAGGAGCTCCAGGTCAAATTTGGAGACAGTGAACGGCAGAGGCAGGAGATGGTTGACAAGTTGACTAAAATGCAG TCTGAGCTAGACAATGTCAACACCCTACTGAATGAAGCAGAGGGCAAGAACATCAAATCCAGCAAAGACCTTTCTTCAACTGAGTCTCAGCTGCAGGATTCACAG GAGCTGCTCCAAGAAGAGACTCGTCAGAAGCTGAGCTTTTCCACACGCTTACGGCAGCAGGAAGAAGAGCAGAACAACCTGCGGGAGAtgctggaggaagaggagacAGCCAAAAGAAATGTGGAAAAGCAGGTGTCCTCGCTTCAGGTCCAG TTGGCTGACATGAAGAAGAAGCTGGATCAGGAGCTGGCTAACGTAGAAAGCGCGGAGGAGGCTCGCAAGCGCGTCCAGCGTGACGCCGATTCCTATCAGCAGCAGCTGGAAGAGAAGACGGCCGCCTTCGACAAACTGGAGAAAACCAAAACCCGTTTGCAGCGGGAGCTGGAAGATCTTCTGGTGGATCAGGACAACTTGAGGCAGGTGGTCTCCAACCTGGAAAGGAAGCAGAAGAAGTTTGACCAG ATGCTCGCTGAGGAGAAGACCATCTCCACCAAGTACGCCGAGGAGCGCGACAGGGCTGAAGCCGACGCCAGGGAGAAGGACACGCGGGCGCTGACTCTGGCCCGCGAGCTCGAGACCGTGATCGACTTGAAGGATGAGTTGGATCGGGCCAACAAGTTGCTGAAAGCGGAGATGGACGACTTGGTCTCCTCTAAGGATGACGTGGGCAAGAGT GTTCACGAGCTGGAGCGCTCCAAGCGTGCCATggagcagcagctggaagagATGAGGCTCCAGGTGGAGGAACTGGAGGACGAGCTGCagtccactgaggatgccaaACTGCGTCTGGAGGTCAACATGCAGGCCATGAAAGCCCAATTTGATCGGGACCTGCAAGCCAGAGATGACCAGGGCGAGGAAAGAAGGAAACAGCTGGTCAAGCAG GTTGCTGGAATGGAAGTGGAGCTGGAGGAGGAACGCAGGCAGCGCTCTCAGGCCCTGTCCTCCAAGAAGAAGATGGAGATGGACCTGGCCGATCTTCAAAACCAAATCGATGTCATCGGCAAGGGCCGCGACGAGGCTATCAAACAGCTCAAGAGGTTGCAG GCCCAGATGAAAGAGCAACTGCGAGAGCTAGACGAGCTACGCTTGTCCAGAGATGAATCGGTCAATGTGGCTAAGGAGATGGAGAGGAAGCTGAAGGTCATGGAAGCGGATGCCCTGCGCTACCAAGag GATCTGGCCACTGCTGAAAGACTCAAGAGACAAATCCAATCGGAGAGAGAGGAGCTGCAGGATGAGATAAACAACGGCAAcaccaaaaa TTCTCTGCTGACTGAGGAAAAGAGGAGACTGGAAGCTCGCATAGTCCAATTAGAGGAAGATCTGGAGGAGGAGCTTCTCAACACCGAGATGGTCAACGAGCGTCTGAAAAGAACCATGTTACAG ATGGAGCAGATGACCACCGAGCTCGCCGCCCAGCACAGCAGCGTCCAGCTTTTGGAGGGCACTCGTTCCCAGCTGGACCGACAGAACAAAGAGCTGAAGCTGAAGCTGCAAGAGCTTGAAAGCACCATCAAGTCCAAGTACAAATCGTCCATCACTTCTCTGGAGGCCAAGATCGCGCAATTGGAGGAACAGCTTGACATTGAGTCAA